From the genome of Halomonas sp. LR3S48:
TCACCCGGTATGCCCATGAGAGCGTTGGTATGGGCCAATTGGCTGGCCAGGGTCAGCGCCCGGTCCAGTTCGTTGCGGATGCGCTCGGCTTCGGCGTTGGCCAGCGAGGAGAGCCGTTCGTCGATGCCACTCTCGAGCAGGGACTGGGTGTGTTCGGCCACCACGTCCTGGGTGCGCGAAGCGGACACCAGCGAATAGCCGACCAGCGCGGCCGTCACGGCCAGAAGGCAAGCACCGGCCAGGGCGACGACGAGCAGTCGAAGGGAGCGGAATCGTAAGCGCATGAGGGGGACTCGTTCTTTTTATAGGAAGGATGAACCAAAGGCTGACCATAGTGCTTTCATGAGTGTAAAGACGTAGTCAAAACGACTGAGAGCTTGGTATTCGCGCCACCGTGCCGCGTGCAGTCGCGACGTGCTGCCTTGGACACAAAAACGGGACACCTTGCCCCGGGCGAGCTAGCCTCTGAAAACCGTACGACGCGGATAAGAGGAGCCCCTCATGCCCAAGCGCATCACCTACTACTTCAGCCCGGTATCGCCCTGGACCTACCTCGGCCATGCCCGGCTCGGCGAAATTGCCGCCCGCCACGACGCAACGATCGACTATGTGCCGGTCACGGTCAGTGCTGTCTTCCCCAGGACGGGCGGGCTGCCGCTGCCCAAGCGCGCACCCGAGCGCCAGGCCTACCGTCTGGCGGAGCTGAGGCGGTGGCCACGCCTGCTGGGCGTACCGCTCAACGTCGAACCCAAGTACTTCCCCGCCGACGACCGCCCCGCGGCGCGCCTGCTACTGACCGCCAAGGCCCAAGGCCACGACATCGCCGAGTTGTCGCTATCCATACTGCGTGCCTGCTGGGCCGAGGAGCGCGACATTGCCGACCTCGCCACGCTAGGCGAGATCGCCGATGCCTGCGGCCTGAACAGCCAGGGACTGCTGCAGGAGTCTGAAGCGGAGCCGGGCCATCAGCGCCTCGACGAAGCCTGCGAGCAGGCCGTCGCCGCCGGTTGCTTCGGGGTCCCGTGGTACGACGTCGAAGGAGAGCCGTTCTGGGGCCAGGACCGCCTCGAGCTGGTGGGAAAGAAACTGGCCGGCGAACTGTGAGTCAAACCTTCATGTACTCACTCAGCCCCCAGGGACTCGCCATCGTCGACGAGCTCGCCGAGCGTCACGATTTCAGTCGCGACGCCATTGCGCACATGGTGTCGGCCGTGGCCGAGGGTAATGGCCAGATGGCGATGTTTTCGCATCCCGAGTTCGGCGGCCCTGGCCAATGGATGCAGGGCGGCATGCTGATGCTGAGCGACCCTCTCAACCATGCCTTGAACGCTCGCGTGGATGCGCTGTGCCACGAGATTGGGGAGATGATTGGTGAGAAAGCAGGTGAGATAGTTGCCCAGCAGCCGGCTTGGCCCGCCGCGGAAGGGAACCCTGCCTGGTGGCCGGCGGAACTCGGCACTCCCAACGCGACCGGCGAGCAGAACGGTTTACGCTACGCCTACTTTGCCCAGGCTCGTCGCCTCGTCGTGCAGACCGACGACTCCCTCCGGGTCTATGACACTCTTGACCATCGCATCAGCGGCTTTGCCCAGCAGCAGGGAAGCCAGAGCCGATTGACGGTGACCAGCCAGCACGGCGACGTCGACCTGGCAAGCCTGCCGGTCGTATCCACCAGGAAACAGCCGTAGAGCTAGGCGGCGTTCTGTTTGCTCAGGCTACAAAGGGATCTACCGGCGTGCACGGCCCAAATGCCGCCTCGATGACCTCGGCCGCCTCAAGCACAAGATCGTCGCGAAAGCGGTCGGCGTACAGCTGGACAGTCATCGGTGCGTTGTCGATCGGCCGGGTCGGCAACACGACAGCGGGGAAGCCGAGCAGATTGCCGGGGGTGACGAACCACTGCATGCCCAGCATCAGGTCAGCGCCGGCTGGCGATGCGATATCGGCATCATGCACGAACGGTGCCGAAGGCCAGACGGGCCCCAGAATAATGGGATACTCCGCAAAGAACGCCGCCCAGGCCCGGCCGAGACGCGAACGCTCCTGATGCAGCGCGGCATGGGTCACCGTCGGATCGACCTTGGCGATCAGGGCATCCATGAGCATGGCCGCCTCCGCGCTGAGCATAGGGCGCATCGGCTCGGCCGTAAGGCTCAGGTCGGACATCTGGAATTGCGTCCAGAGATGGTTGATCAGCTCGATTTCCGGCGGTATCGCCTCCTCCACCTGGTAACCGGCGGCGGCAAGCGCCTCGCCTGCCGCCCGCACGCCGGCGACAATGGCCGGCTCGACCACGGTGCCCGGCAGCGATGTCACCATGGCAACACGACGCGGCACTCTCGGGCCTTCCAGTGCCACTGTGACCGAGCGAGGGTCGCGCACGTGCTGCCCGTGGACCTGCTCCAGCGCGAGCCTGAGATCGGCCACGCTGCGGGCGATGGGGCCATCGGTCAGCATCACCTGGGCGCTCAGGTAACCGTCGCCCGCGCCCCCGAAGGGAACGCGCCCCTGGGTCGGCTTCAATGCCGCGACACCACAGCAGAACGCAGGATTTCTCAGTGACCCGCCGATGTCATTGCCGATGCCGAGCGGCGACATGCCGGACGCCACGGCCGAACCTTCGCCACCGCTGCTGCCCCCCGCGGTCAGCTCTGCGTTCCACGGATTGCGCGTCAGCCCCCTGAACGGGTTACTGGTGGAGACCCGCAGGCCCATCTCCGGCATGTTGGTGCGCCCGATGGGAATGGCGCCGGCGGCGCGCAGCCGCTCGACCACCGGGGCATCCTGCTGTGGCAGAGCATTGGCGTTCGCCGCCAGGCCGAAGGTGGTCGGGGTGCCGAGGCAATCGATATTCTCCTTCACCGTGATCGGCACCCCGTGCAGGGGCGGTAGATCGCGTTTCCCCTTCTTTTTACGATGGCCATCCGCCGCGTCCACCGCCTCACGGGCCGAGGCGTGCAGCATGACAGTGACGGCATTGAGCGTTGGATTGACCGCCTCGATCCGCGCCAGGTGGGCATCGATCACCTCGCGGCTCGACACTTCTCCGGATCTGATAAGGGCCGCCAATGTCGTGGCGGACTGCCGCCAGAGGTCCTGCGAACCGCTCGGAGCCTGGGGCGAAGAACGCATTTTCATGTTTTCACTTCCTTTGTGGCCGTGACACCCGAAACTGTGGCGGCACGGGATGCGATCCTGCATCGTCAAGACGTGTTGGCACCGGCGCGGGCAAATCGGCGCGCAGAACAGAGGATAGAGGGTGGGCTGCGAGCGGTGCCTATCTAGCAGGATAGTCGCTCATGGCGAATTCTCTTCAGGCGGTGTATGAACAGGCAGGACTGGCTCTTCATCGCCGAGACTAATGCCCTGGTTGATCTGCCCAAACAGCACCCTAGCGCGTCACCATCAGCAGTCCGACCAGCAGCGCAATGCCGCCGGCGATGAAATTCATCGTCAGCGGTTCGCCGAGCAGGGCGGCACCGAACAGCACGCCGAACACCGGCGACAGGAACGAGAAAATGCCCAGCTGCGAGGCGAAGTAGCGCCGCAGCAGCGAGAACCAGAGCAACAGCGCGGCAAAGGAGATCACCAGTGTCTGGAAGGCGAGGCTGGCGATGACGCCACCGGTCGCATGAATGCGGCCGAGATCGCCCAGTAGCATGGTAACGGGCATCAGCAGCAGGCCGGCGATGACGAGCTGATAGCACAAAGTCTGGACCGGCGGCGCTTCGGAGAGCGACGAGCGGCGGATCACCAGCGTGGTCGCGGCCCAGGAGAGACCCGCCAACAGCCCCAGGGCATCGCCCAGCAGGATGGCACCGGCATTCTCGATATCGGTCGTCGGCGCCATCGCCATGGCCATGCCGGCGAAGGCCAGCCCGACACCCGCCCACTGCCGTCGCGTCAACTGCTCGCCTGGCACCCAGAGGTGCAACCCCAGCGCGGCGAACACCGGCGCGGTGTACAGAAACACCGACATGTGCGATGCCAGCGTATGGGTAAGCCCCCACGCCACGAACACGAATTCCGCGGTGAACCCCAATCCCACCAATAGCCCCGGCCCGAGGCGAGCGCGAAAATCGGATAACCGCAAGCCATGCCGGTAGGCCAAGGCCACCACCAGCAGCGCCGCGATGGCGGAACGCAGGGCGATCTGCGCCAGCGGTGAAATATCGGCGGCGACCGCCTTGATCGCGACTTGCTGAAGCCCGAGCGTCAGGCAGAACAGCACCATCAAGCCACTCGCCTGCAAATCGATATGGCGGCGTGAGGCTGTGCTCGCTACAGCCTCAGTTTGAGTCAATCGCCTGGTGTGTTCCATACTGCCTCCTTGACCATGAATCCCGCCAGTCAAGCAGCTTTCAGCACTTGCTCCAAACGATTACTCTGCCGCCCTAGACTCAGGAAAACTCACTCTATGAAGATCGAGCGCCTGCCCCTGAACGCACTCCGGGCGTTTGCCGAAGCGGCACGGGAGGGAAGCTTCAAGACCGCCGCCGGCCGTCTGGGTGTCACCCCCGGCGCGGTCAGCCGACAGATCAAGCAGCTCGAGGATAGGCTAGGGATTCCCCTCTTCGACCGGCACGCCAACGGCGTACGCCTGAACGAGGCCGGACGCCACCTGACCGCCGACATCGACAGCGGCCTGGAGCGCATCGCCGCGGGGGTCGCGGCCGCAAGGGAGCGGGCACGCAGCGCTGCCACCCTGTCGCTGAGCGCCCCGCCCTCCTTCCTGCAATTGTGGCTGCTGCCGCGTCTGGCGGGTTTCGAAGCCTCGGCGCAGGGGCTCAGTATCTCCCTCGACGCCAACCAATCGCTTACCGTGCCCGCCTGGCAAGGCGACGGCGCGCGCCTGGCGATTCGCTATGGCCGTGGCCCCTGGCCGGGCGTGACGAGCCATCGCCTATTCGCCGATGAACTGTTTCCCGTCTGCGCCCCGTCATTGCTGCAACAGGGCCAGGCTCTGCGGGAACCCGCCGACCTGGCCGAGCACACCCTGCTCGACGTCAGTTGGGAATCGCGACAAGGGATCGACTTTCCCGGCTGGAGCGAATGGCTCGAGGCCGCCGGCGTCGACGACAAAGTCGCCCCGCCACAGCGCCGCTATTCGCTGTTCGGCCTGGCCCTGGATCAGGCCATTGCCGGGCACGGCGTCATGCTCGCCAACCATCCCATCGCAATGGATCGCTTGAAGAGCGGTATCCTCGTGCGCCCCTTCGGCGAACGCTACGTTCTCGCCTCGCCCATGACCTACGATCTGCTGGTGCCTACCACCGGCGACGCACCGCCCGCGGTTGGCCGTTTCATCGACTGGCTGCTGGCCGAAGCTGCCGCCTTCGACCGGGAAACGCTCGGCGGCAAGGCGGACTAGGGCCAGGTGCCGTCAGGCCGGCCTTTCCAGCCCGAACAGATCGCTCGTACGGGCATAGTCGCTGCCCGCCATGCGCCCGATGGGCTTGAGCTCGTCCACCGAGACATGACGGCCATTCCATATCGCATCGTCGATGTGGAGCGATACCACTTCGGCAAGCACCAGGCAGCCTGACATGGGCTGGTCGCCGAAGCGCACGA
Proteins encoded in this window:
- a CDS encoding 2-hydroxychromene-2-carboxylate isomerase — protein: MPKRITYYFSPVSPWTYLGHARLGEIAARHDATIDYVPVTVSAVFPRTGGLPLPKRAPERQAYRLAELRRWPRLLGVPLNVEPKYFPADDRPAARLLLTAKAQGHDIAELSLSILRACWAEERDIADLATLGEIADACGLNSQGLLQESEAEPGHQRLDEACEQAVAAGCFGVPWYDVEGEPFWGQDRLELVGKKLAGEL
- a CDS encoding SHOCT domain-containing protein; translation: MYSLSPQGLAIVDELAERHDFSRDAIAHMVSAVAEGNGQMAMFSHPEFGGPGQWMQGGMLMLSDPLNHALNARVDALCHEIGEMIGEKAGEIVAQQPAWPAAEGNPAWWPAELGTPNATGEQNGLRYAYFAQARRLVVQTDDSLRVYDTLDHRISGFAQQQGSQSRLTVTSQHGDVDLASLPVVSTRKQP
- a CDS encoding amidase; its protein translation is MKMRSSPQAPSGSQDLWRQSATTLAALIRSGEVSSREVIDAHLARIEAVNPTLNAVTVMLHASAREAVDAADGHRKKKGKRDLPPLHGVPITVKENIDCLGTPTTFGLAANANALPQQDAPVVERLRAAGAIPIGRTNMPEMGLRVSTSNPFRGLTRNPWNAELTAGGSSGGEGSAVASGMSPLGIGNDIGGSLRNPAFCCGVAALKPTQGRVPFGGAGDGYLSAQVMLTDGPIARSVADLRLALEQVHGQHVRDPRSVTVALEGPRVPRRVAMVTSLPGTVVEPAIVAGVRAAGEALAAAGYQVEEAIPPEIELINHLWTQFQMSDLSLTAEPMRPMLSAEAAMLMDALIAKVDPTVTHAALHQERSRLGRAWAAFFAEYPIILGPVWPSAPFVHDADIASPAGADLMLGMQWFVTPGNLLGFPAVVLPTRPIDNAPMTVQLYADRFRDDLVLEAAEVIEAAFGPCTPVDPFVA
- a CDS encoding DMT family transporter, which gives rise to MVLFCLTLGLQQVAIKAVAADISPLAQIALRSAIAALLVVALAYRHGLRLSDFRARLGPGLLVGLGFTAEFVFVAWGLTHTLASHMSVFLYTAPVFAALGLHLWVPGEQLTRRQWAGVGLAFAGMAMAMAPTTDIENAGAILLGDALGLLAGLSWAATTLVIRRSSLSEAPPVQTLCYQLVIAGLLLMPVTMLLGDLGRIHATGGVIASLAFQTLVISFAALLLWFSLLRRYFASQLGIFSFLSPVFGVLFGAALLGEPLTMNFIAGGIALLVGLLMVTR
- a CDS encoding LysR substrate-binding domain-containing protein encodes the protein MKIERLPLNALRAFAEAAREGSFKTAAGRLGVTPGAVSRQIKQLEDRLGIPLFDRHANGVRLNEAGRHLTADIDSGLERIAAGVAAARERARSAATLSLSAPPSFLQLWLLPRLAGFEASAQGLSISLDANQSLTVPAWQGDGARLAIRYGRGPWPGVTSHRLFADELFPVCAPSLLQQGQALREPADLAEHTLLDVSWESRQGIDFPGWSEWLEAAGVDDKVAPPQRRYSLFGLALDQAIAGHGVMLANHPIAMDRLKSGILVRPFGERYVLASPMTYDLLVPTTGDAPPAVGRFIDWLLAEAAAFDRETLGGKAD